In Caproicibacterium amylolyticum, a genomic segment contains:
- a CDS encoding YfhO family protein, giving the protein MRKQRNRAVWMAPLSVLLLLLGCFAAAGLFPFGSKTLAWCDMNHQVVPLMMDFKDILAGKTSMFLNLQSAGGMDFWGVFFFFLSSPFTFLAALVPKADFYLFMNVLVLLKLALGACTAAILFTNVFPHLHEVQASCFAAMYACSGFALMYYQNLVWLDMACLFPLLMLGVYKLCREEKPALFVLILCAVIVVNYYLSAMVFFWLVLLFTVFAAFVLRTAKRGRVLVQLGLSTAAALLATAVVWLPSYMEYLNSGRGVNLISSLSGGSFTPNLPTTLPIFYCTAAAVAAIPLYLLSRSRSRIYGALFATLLFLLLPLLIDPIDRMWHLGSYQAFPIRFGYIITLTGLFLTARHLNESQRFAVPHQHTSPQFLLLGCAGCASVIICGAWLLQAHRKELTNYAQTLWASKEALYLGFLFAAVALAVYLLLFLGFRCRRFSVGVLCVLLCGVTAAEICFNANVYVTAAANDGHSYKTVADLENRIPDTSLYRVKTDDLYYDTNLTGALGYPALEHYTSLTDGVYMDTLQKMGYSSHWMESRSSGGTALTDALLAQKYSIVRSDAETNRKKVYGNADYSIVQQPYSLPFGFVTQNLGTELKDGDRFAVQNSLYQTFFGKSDTLLTRCEPTEFDRAQVQKFKDGSAHVTASAGGSILYHILVDRKTTLYFDCYNKASRDLASSLDNAFRIYVNGVQATNSYPNSNFNGLLNLGSFEGQAVDIQVEVLRDVSCRSFGVAKLDNSKLEAALKQTETADIKAFGSTLSGTVTAQRGGWLVLPLRGSSGFTAAVNGQKAEIGTAAGMFLAVQLSPGKNRLEVHYTPPGFIGGAVCSVFGAAAVAGILLLQRKKLFGRLGWLEKPVGLLFAVISAVVTILLYIFPVVLYVTKNASLLF; this is encoded by the coding sequence TTGCGAAAACAGCGAAACAGGGCAGTCTGGATGGCACCGCTTTCGGTTCTGCTGCTGCTTTTGGGCTGCTTTGCTGCCGCCGGGTTGTTTCCGTTCGGCAGCAAAACGCTGGCATGGTGCGACATGAACCATCAGGTTGTTCCGCTGATGATGGACTTTAAGGACATACTGGCGGGAAAAACATCGATGTTTTTAAATCTGCAGAGTGCCGGCGGCATGGACTTTTGGGGTGTCTTTTTCTTTTTTCTCTCCAGTCCATTCACTTTTTTGGCGGCGCTTGTGCCAAAAGCTGATTTTTATCTTTTTATGAATGTTCTGGTACTGCTGAAGCTTGCACTGGGTGCCTGCACTGCGGCCATTCTTTTTACCAATGTGTTTCCGCACCTGCACGAGGTACAGGCGAGCTGCTTTGCAGCAATGTATGCCTGCTCCGGTTTTGCGCTGATGTACTACCAAAATCTTGTGTGGCTGGACATGGCGTGTCTGTTTCCACTGCTGATGCTGGGAGTGTACAAGCTGTGCCGGGAAGAAAAACCGGCACTGTTTGTGCTGATACTGTGTGCGGTCATCGTGGTGAACTATTACTTAAGTGCAATGGTGTTTTTTTGGCTGGTTCTGCTGTTTACAGTGTTTGCCGCATTTGTTCTGCGTACAGCAAAGCGAGGCCGCGTGCTGGTGCAACTGGGGCTTTCCACAGCGGCAGCACTGCTGGCAACGGCAGTGGTGTGGCTGCCCTCCTATATGGAATATTTGAATTCCGGTAGGGGAGTCAACTTAATATCCAGCCTAAGCGGCGGCAGCTTTACACCGAACTTGCCCACGACGCTGCCCATTTTTTACTGTACGGCGGCGGCAGTGGCAGCGATTCCTTTATATCTGCTGTCCCGCAGCAGAAGTCGGATATATGGTGCGTTGTTTGCTACGCTGCTGTTCCTGCTGCTGCCGCTGCTGATTGACCCGATTGACCGCATGTGGCATCTGGGCAGCTATCAGGCGTTCCCCATTCGGTTTGGATATATCATCACACTGACCGGTCTGTTTTTGACGGCGAGACATTTGAACGAAAGCCAGCGTTTTGCTGTACCGCATCAGCACACAAGTCCGCAGTTCCTGTTGCTTGGCTGTGCCGGCTGCGCGAGTGTGATTATTTGCGGTGCATGGCTGCTGCAGGCACACCGAAAAGAACTGACAAATTATGCGCAGACATTGTGGGCAAGTAAAGAAGCTCTCTACCTTGGCTTTTTATTTGCCGCTGTGGCATTGGCGGTGTATTTGCTTCTGTTTCTGGGGTTTCGCTGCCGCCGGTTTTCCGTTGGAGTGCTGTGTGTGCTTTTGTGCGGAGTAACTGCGGCGGAAATCTGCTTTAATGCCAATGTCTATGTAACGGCTGCCGCAAACGACGGACACTCCTATAAAACGGTTGCAGACCTTGAAAATCGTATACCAGACACTTCCCTTTACCGTGTTAAGACAGACGACCTGTACTATGATACGAATTTGACCGGCGCACTGGGGTATCCGGCACTGGAACACTATACTTCACTAACAGACGGCGTTTATATGGATACACTCCAGAAAATGGGCTATTCCTCCCACTGGATGGAGAGCCGATCCAGCGGCGGAACGGCACTGACAGATGCACTGCTGGCGCAGAAGTACAGCATTGTACGCAGTGACGCGGAAACTAACCGAAAAAAAGTATACGGCAATGCAGACTATTCCATTGTGCAGCAGCCGTACAGCCTGCCGTTTGGTTTTGTAACGCAGAATTTGGGCACGGAATTAAAGGACGGTGATCGTTTCGCTGTACAGAATTCGCTGTACCAGACCTTTTTCGGGAAATCGGACACACTGCTGACGCGCTGTGAACCAACGGAGTTTGACCGTGCACAGGTGCAGAAGTTTAAAGATGGCAGTGCGCACGTTACCGCATCAGCGGGCGGCAGCATTCTGTATCACATTTTAGTGGACAGAAAAACCACACTTTACTTTGACTGCTATAATAAAGCTTCGCGCGACCTTGCCAGCTCACTGGACAACGCATTCCGTATTTACGTAAATGGGGTGCAGGCAACCAACAGCTATCCAAACAGTAATTTTAATGGTTTACTGAATCTCGGCAGCTTTGAGGGGCAGGCGGTGGACATTCAGGTGGAGGTGCTGCGTGACGTTAGCTGCCGCTCCTTTGGTGTGGCAAAACTGGACAATTCCAAGCTGGAAGCAGCTTTAAAGCAGACGGAAACAGCGGACATCAAAGCTTTCGGCAGTACGTTGAGCGGAACGGTCACAGCGCAGCGCGGCGGCTGGCTGGTACTGCCTCTGCGCGGAAGCAGTGGTTTTACCGCCGCTGTGAACGGACAGAAGGCCGAAATTGGCACAGCGGCTGGAATGTTTTTGGCTGTGCAGCTGAGTCCCGGTAAAAATAGGTTGGAAGTCCACTATACACCGCCCGGTTTTATCGGCGGTGCAGTGTGCAGCGTGTTTGGTGCAGCGGCGGTTGCAGGTATCCTGCTTCTGCAGCGAAAAAAGCTGTTTGGCCGGCTTGGGTGGCTGGAAAAGCCCGTCGGATTGCTTTTTGCGGTGATTTCCGCTGTTGTTACGATTTTACTGTATATTTTTCCGGTCGTACTTTATGTTACCAAAAATGCATCCCTTCTTTTCTAA
- a CDS encoding glycosyltransferase family 4 protein, with translation MKVALFSGAGAVKCAASTYTSVLKSGLEKAGHQVLLVTADPAIDDCFAQDGKVYCPAKMTPSLYGMSVRTSLLGPMEELLNNFRPDIVHIVTLDEMGLAGLKYAQRRRLPLVTTIHNLHDALEGYGINKAYDNLAKMKVRSTVRKIVTESDVVCSPSGQTAGLLQELDIPCDLQRSPYCIDLENFHPAEATEQTRKRLNLPEDATCYIFAGRLLDDCGLDELLEAWNASVPAIDNLHLIVAGSGADAAFFAEKVKMLSLSYQVTFVGELSQHDLNDCFSCCRAFVSASRSSAVKASPLEAQAAGLPVILQKDSANAELVRDGVNGFTYDTPAQFGEKLHMMAELDPEGEVLLRKLVRKSAINLSDKNLAAVMADTYETAKHRHKESLRDE, from the coding sequence ATGAAAGTCGCCTTGTTTTCTGGGGCCGGTGCAGTAAAATGTGCCGCCTCCACTTATACTTCTGTGCTGAAAAGCGGGCTGGAAAAGGCGGGGCATCAGGTTCTGCTGGTCACCGCCGACCCGGCAATCGATGACTGCTTTGCGCAGGACGGCAAAGTATACTGCCCGGCAAAAATGACACCCAGCCTTTACGGTATGTCTGTACGCACAAGTTTGCTTGGCCCCATGGAAGAACTGCTGAATAATTTCCGCCCGGATATTGTTCATATTGTCACACTGGATGAAATGGGACTTGCAGGGTTGAAATACGCTCAACGACGCCGCCTGCCGCTGGTAACCACCATTCACAATCTGCACGATGCGCTAGAGGGCTATGGCATCAACAAAGCCTACGACAATCTTGCCAAAATGAAAGTACGCAGTACCGTGCGGAAAATCGTTACGGAAAGTGATGTGGTCTGCTCACCCTCCGGTCAAACCGCCGGTCTGCTGCAGGAACTGGACATTCCCTGCGACCTGCAACGTTCCCCTTACTGCATTGACCTTGAAAACTTTCACCCTGCCGAGGCAACCGAGCAGACACGCAAACGTCTGAACCTGCCGGAAGACGCCACCTGCTACATTTTTGCAGGCCGGCTGCTTGACGACTGTGGGCTGGATGAACTGTTGGAAGCGTGGAACGCTTCTGTTCCTGCAATCGACAACCTGCACCTTATCGTTGCGGGCAGCGGGGCGGATGCCGCTTTCTTCGCAGAAAAGGTCAAAATGCTCTCCCTTTCTTATCAGGTTACCTTCGTCGGCGAGCTTTCGCAGCATGATTTGAACGACTGCTTCTCCTGCTGCCGCGCGTTTGTCAGTGCCAGCCGTTCCTCCGCGGTAAAAGCCTCCCCGCTGGAAGCGCAGGCCGCCGGTCTGCCAGTCATTCTGCAAAAGGACAGCGCCAATGCGGAGCTGGTGCGCGACGGTGTAAACGGTTTTACTTATGATACCCCTGCGCAGTTCGGTGAAAAGCTGCACATGATGGCAGAGCTTGACCCGGAGGGTGAGGTTCTGCTGCGCAAGCTGGTTCGCAAAAGCGCAATCAATCTTTCTGACAAAAATCTTGCCGCTGTCATGGCGGATACTTACGAAACAGCAAAACACAGACATAAAGAAAGCCTGCGGGATGAATAA
- the hprK gene encoding HPr(Ser) kinase/phosphatase, protein MATTYSVSLDKVIKELSLETIYMPSDPEKILITSTDVNRPGLELNGFYDYYDTSRIIVFGNAETAFLNDSPVENRKNVLDEIFSKQPPAVIIARKLDPVPELMEATKKYGVPVLTTADTTSSLVASLVAYMNVELAPRITRHGVLVEVYGEGVLIVGDSGVGKSETAIELIKRGHRLIADDAVEIRRVSAKSLVGQAPANIRHFIELRGIGIINARRIFGIGAVKVSEKIDLVINMEQWDGHKVYDRMGIDSEYTELLGIKVPVMTIPVKPGRNLAVIIEVAAMNNRQKKMGYNAAEELLQSLGMDLSMVKQQETKLELEI, encoded by the coding sequence ATGGCTACAACGTACAGCGTTTCTTTGGATAAGGTCATTAAGGAGCTTTCCCTTGAAACCATTTATATGCCCAGCGATCCGGAGAAAATTCTCATTACTTCCACGGATGTGAACCGCCCCGGCCTGGAACTGAACGGTTTTTACGATTACTATGATACTTCGCGCATTATTGTTTTTGGCAACGCAGAAACTGCTTTTTTAAATGACAGCCCGGTGGAAAACCGCAAAAATGTACTGGATGAAATTTTCAGCAAGCAGCCGCCTGCGGTCATCATTGCCCGCAAGCTGGACCCGGTGCCGGAGCTGATGGAGGCCACAAAGAAATACGGCGTTCCGGTGCTGACCACTGCGGATACGACCAGCAGTCTGGTTGCTTCATTAGTTGCGTACATGAATGTTGAGCTTGCTCCTCGCATTACCCGCCACGGTGTTTTGGTAGAGGTTTACGGCGAAGGTGTGTTGATTGTGGGCGACAGCGGCGTTGGCAAGAGCGAAACTGCCATTGAACTGATTAAGCGCGGACACCGGCTGATCGCGGATGATGCTGTGGAAATCCGCCGCGTTTCCGCAAAGAGTCTGGTGGGGCAGGCTCCTGCCAATATTCGTCATTTCATTGAACTGCGCGGAATTGGCATCATCAACGCCCGCCGCATTTTTGGTATCGGTGCAGTCAAAGTTTCCGAAAAAATTGATTTGGTTATCAATATGGAGCAGTGGGACGGCCACAAGGTTTATGACCGCATGGGTATTGACAGTGAGTATACGGAGCTGCTTGGCATCAAAGTTCCGGTAATGACCATTCCGGTCAAGCCGGGGCGTAACCTTGCGGTTATCATCGAGGTGGCGGCAATGAACAATCGACAGAAGAAGATGGGCTACAATGCGGCGGAGGAACTGCTGCAGAGTTTGGGCATGGATCTTTCCATGGTGAAGCAGCAGGAAACAAAGCTGGAACTTGAAATCTGA
- a CDS encoding phosphatase gives MKIIADLHMHTTASTHAYSSLQEMVDAAAQRGLQAVAITDHGITMPGAPGKWYFHNLRVVPRSFHNVLVLRGQETNIIDYEGHIDVEKDCLADLDWLVASIHSICMPKNEVPTPEKVTHLWEQVCKNPHVNVIGHCGCPEYAFDYERVIPQFGAAGKLVELNESTFRTREDYVPNCRRVMELCKKYRVPITVDSDAHFSTLVGDFPRAQRLLQELDFPEELVVNSSMERLNAYLKEYTDVFKSID, from the coding sequence ATGAAGATCATCGCGGATCTGCACATGCACACAACGGCTTCTACGCACGCTTACAGTTCGTTGCAGGAAATGGTGGATGCAGCAGCACAGCGCGGGCTGCAGGCTGTGGCGATTACCGACCACGGCATTACCATGCCCGGCGCGCCCGGCAAATGGTATTTTCACAATCTGCGGGTTGTACCGCGCAGCTTTCACAATGTTTTGGTATTGCGCGGGCAGGAAACGAATATTATCGACTATGAGGGTCATATCGATGTGGAGAAGGACTGCCTTGCAGACCTTGACTGGCTGGTTGCCTCCATTCACTCAATTTGCATGCCAAAAAATGAAGTGCCCACGCCGGAAAAAGTGACGCATTTGTGGGAGCAGGTGTGCAAGAATCCGCACGTCAATGTAATCGGTCACTGCGGCTGTCCGGAGTATGCGTTTGACTATGAACGTGTGATTCCGCAGTTCGGCGCGGCAGGAAAATTGGTGGAACTGAATGAAAGCACATTTCGTACCCGCGAGGATTATGTGCCTAACTGCCGCCGCGTTATGGAGCTGTGCAAAAAGTACCGTGTGCCGATTACGGTGGACAGCGATGCGCACTTTTCCACGCTGGTGGGGGACTTTCCGCGCGCGCAGCGCCTGCTGCAGGAACTGGACTTTCCGGAAGAGCTGGTTGTAAACTCCAGCATGGAAAGGCTGAACGCATATTTAAAAGAATACACCGATGTGTTTAAAAGCATCGATTGA
- the murB gene encoding UDP-N-acetylmuramate dehydrogenase, with translation MEKIETLKRTAENAGCLVLKEEPMSRHTTFQIGGPADLYIAVKDIIALKDIVRTASALNIPLMTLGNGSDVLVSDNGVRGAVLSLTGDFRRITLSDPTTISCGAGATLAGLCKFAQRNALTGLEFAWGIPGSVGGAAFMNAGAYEGQFSDVLISTTHVTSTGKTDSLLGPEMEMDYRKSAYQKNGCIITSIVARLEQGNQEQIAMQMEDYFNRRKEKQPLEMPSAGSIFKRPDGAYAGALIEQCGLKGEQIGGAMVSEKHAGFIVNAGDATCSDVMALIDKIQETVLKQTGVKLECEVRPVS, from the coding sequence ATGGAAAAAATCGAAACCCTGAAAAGAACGGCAGAAAATGCCGGCTGTCTGGTATTGAAAGAGGAACCAATGAGCCGGCATACTACCTTTCAAATCGGCGGTCCGGCGGATTTGTATATTGCCGTTAAAGATATTATTGCTTTAAAAGATATTGTACGCACGGCTTCCGCACTGAACATTCCGCTCATGACACTTGGCAACGGCAGTGATGTGCTGGTGAGTGACAACGGCGTACGCGGCGCGGTACTTTCCCTGACAGGGGATTTTCGCCGTATTACCCTTTCCGACCCGACCACGATTTCCTGCGGTGCGGGTGCCACACTGGCGGGACTGTGCAAATTTGCACAGCGCAATGCGCTGACCGGCCTTGAGTTTGCGTGGGGTATTCCCGGCAGTGTCGGGGGTGCGGCCTTTATGAACGCAGGTGCTTACGAAGGTCAATTCAGCGATGTGCTCATTTCTACAACACACGTTACCAGCACCGGTAAAACAGATTCTCTGCTTGGTCCGGAAATGGAAATGGATTACCGCAAAAGCGCATACCAGAAAAACGGCTGTATTATCACTTCTATTGTAGCACGGCTGGAGCAGGGAAATCAGGAGCAGATTGCAATGCAGATGGAGGATTACTTCAACCGCCGCAAGGAAAAGCAGCCGTTGGAAATGCCCAGTGCAGGCAGCATCTTTAAACGTCCGGATGGTGCTTACGCTGGCGCGCTGATTGAGCAGTGCGGCTTAAAAGGCGAGCAGATCGGCGGCGCGATGGTCAGCGAAAAGCACGCGGGCTTTATTGTGAACGCAGGTGACGCGACTTGCAGTGATGTTATGGCTTTGATAGACAAAATTCAGGAGACCGTGCTGAAGCAGACCGGTGTGAAGCTGGAGTGTGAAGTTCGCCCCGTTTCCTAA